Proteins encoded by one window of Sphaerodactylus townsendi isolate TG3544 linkage group LG02, MPM_Stown_v2.3, whole genome shotgun sequence:
- the COBLL1 gene encoding cordon-bleu protein-like 1 isoform X4 produces MAAQTCRAPTRLPPPGRKAKPKAPLPPSKRRSAEFPSFDDSDLTNCTMELKENIIDRDIELSVVLPGDVIKSTSVNGSKPMMDLLVYLCAQYRLNPSSHTIDLMSVENKQIKFQPNTPIGMLEVDKVILKPKQMDKKKPTPIIPEQTVRVIINYKKTQKTIVRVSPHTPLQELVPVICSKCDFDPLHTMLLKSYQSQEALDLEKSLNDLGLRELYAMDVSRVTPTSEFHLSSLHDACQNSQNLDILKEKENKGFFSFFQRSKKKREQTASAPATPLMSKPRQTFFVRSNTVSKQYDSSTLPSDMPKKRRAPLPPMPASQSAPQDLTQAQHRPDTCVVKSRSVDETDKGLSTIERTQTSSFQRSGTSSVNSSLRRAKRKAPSPPPRRGQSDTSITTESESAESVQTEELYKGRYSEVFSPTDKVVDLTGTSAPLSATRGFEPASPNQNNGQLNLGNVDIPDESEVSLKSDIDSEFSLEEIDEKEEMHEESTDTVLEIQEVSTPSIAPDAPISFGKNESTSLAASDSDIATDGDGQISREGKNEDTTAYDKGQRSQRDHEEASLENGKILEALHSNQNSEIGQEGSKCLPEEKKIVVKDTNKLGAERFSNCQTYQSNVNQERNPQVLSGGLEQSNFEPVKTQDIAIQTTPPADGFVQTELNGSTRLPGNRQSTNKELTHMHRSPQENQSSEFVHRVHKTVGILTEFSYPEKQAVQDEVRPSSNQNEVSANEDNTLPQRVLQSPVTSPSRGYPFYQQHSSPKPKPSNEITRDYIPKIGMTTYKIVPPKFLPVCKSWDSETAGDQETAYLHMSPKNENSQEFGTQTEVCNTSNQTGPKLIHEVVLPGNDLLHKTCNVRDNALVSLSNTQGKKMGAEHSKPNPNHVIAPLALSKENKSFSPPAVHEKSSILSPPAKPSAFYLQMQKRASGHYVTSAIARSTSVSSPVHNEAKGIVAEKKLASPNQTSFPFPRIDSVPPRSVEEKAENGHSEKKADVSTSPVKQFKPLNSPPAQAPSLNLRTIRTFLVPQPYCKSKPSPFALAVSSAVKRSQSFSDTCTSPGGTLQEQSSFDLPSPTSNAKIKDHSPLQSPMGGSQQSMAEKVGPPLNTVAINGRASLDSSVPVEARYDNH; encoded by the exons AAGAAAAGCCAAGCCGAAAGCTCCTCTGCCTCCATCTAAGAGAAGAAGTGCTGAGTTTCCTTCATTCGATGATTCAGACCTAACTAACTGCACTAtggaattaaaagagaatatcATTGACAGAGACATCGAGCTGTCTGTGGTCCTCCCGGGTGATGTGATCAAGTCTACTTCTGTTAATGGCAG CAAACCAATGATGGATTTACTAGTATACCTTTGTGCACAGTACCGTTTAAATCCTTCAAGCCATACAATAGATTTGATGTCAGTGGAGAACAAACAAATCAAATTCCAGCCAAACACGCCCATTGGAATGCTTGAAGTAGACAAAGTGATTCTAAAGCCAAAACAGATGGATAAGAAGAAGCCGACTCCTATCATTCCAGAG caaACTGTAAGAGTGATAATTAATTACAAGAAGACTCAGAAGACCATTGTCAGAGTTAGCCCTCACACACCACTTCAAGAGCTCGTGCCAGTCATCTGTAGCAAATGTGACTTTGATCCTTTACATACCATGTTGCTGAAAAGCTATCAGTCTCAGGAAGCTCTTGACTTGGAAAAgtcactgaatgaccttggactTAGAGAACTGTATGCCATGGATGTCAGCCGAG TCACACCAACTTCTGAATTCCACTTGTCATCTTTGCACG atGCTTGTCAAAACTCTCAGAATTTGGACATtttgaaggagaaagaaaataaaggcTTCTTTAGCTTTTTTCAGCGAAGTAAAAAGAAACGAGAGCAA ACTGCCAGTGCTCCTGCAACTCCACTGATGAGTAAACCAAGGCAAACCTTCTTTGTAAGGTCCAACACAGTTTCCAAACAATATGACTCAAGCACCCTTCCATCGGACATGCCAAAAAAGCGACGTGCACCCTTGCCTCCGATGCCAGCTTCTCAAAGTGCTCCTCAGGATCTCACCCAAGCTCAGCACAGACCTGACACCTGTGTTGTGAAATCTCGCAGTGTGGATGAAACAGATAAG GGGCTTTCAACAATAGAAAGAACGCAAACAAGTTCTTTTCAGCGGAGCGGCACATCCTCTGTTAATTCTTCCTTGAGACGGGCAAAGCGCAAAGCACCGTCCCCACCTCCCAGAAGAGGCCAAAGTGACACCAGCATCACAACAG AATCAGAGTCAGCAGAATCAGTTCAGACTGAAGAACTTTACAAAGGAAGATATTCAGAAGTATTTTCTCCAACAG ATAAAGTAGTTGACCTAACCGGAACTTCCGCACCACTCTCTGCCACACGCGGCTTTGAGCCAGCCAGTCCCAATCAAAACAATGGGCAGCTAAATTTGGGTAACGTTGATATTCCAGATGAATCTGAAGTGTCTCTGAAAT CTGACATAGACTCTGAATTTAGCCTGGAGGAGATTGATGAAAAGGAGGAGATGCATGAAGAGAGCACTGATACCGTTCTCGAGATTCAAGAGGTTTCAACCCCCAGTATTGCTCCTGATGCACCAATCAGTTTTGGAAAAAACGAGTCTACTTCATTGGCAGCTTCAGATTCTGACATTGCCACTGACGGTGATGGGCAAATCTccagggaaggaaaaaatgaagaTACAACTGCGTATGATAA AGGTCAACGCAGCCAGAGAGACCATGAGGAAGCTTCGCTTGAGAATGGCAAAATATTGGAAGCACTGCATTCCAATCAAAACAGTG aaataggtcAAGAGGGTTCAAAATGTCTtccagaagaaaagaagattGTCGTGAAAGATACCAATAAGCTTGGAGCAGAACGTTTCTCAAACTGTCAAACTTATCAAAGTAACGTCAATCAGGAGCGCAATCCACAAGTACTTTCAGGAGGTCTGGAACAATCCAACTTTGAGCCAGTAAAGACTCAAGACATAGCAATTCAAACAACCCCACCTGCTGATGGTTTTGTTCAGACTGAGCTGAATGGGAGTACTCGTCTTCCAGGTAACAGACAAAGCACCAACAAAGAACTGACCCATATGCACAGATCACCTCAGGAGAATCAGTCATCAGAGTTCGTACACAGGGTGCACAAGACTGTAGGAATCTTGACGGAGTTCAGCTATCCAGAGAAACAAGCTGTGCAGGATGAAGTAAGGCCCAGCAGCAATCAAAATGAAGTTTCTGCAAATGAGGATAACACGCTACCCCAGAGAGTTCTCCAAAGTCCTGTCACTTCCCCCTCAAGGGGCTACCCGTTTTATCAGCAACACTCAAGCCCTAAACCAAAGCCTTCCAATGAGATCACAAGAGACTACATACCCAAAATAGGAATGACTACTTATAAAATAGTGCCTCCAAAATTTCTGCCAGTATGTAAGAGTTGGGACTCAGAGACTGCTGGAGATCAGGAAACAGCCTATTTACACATGTCTCCTAAGAATGAGAATTCCCAAGAATTTGGTACACAAACAGAAGTTTGTAATACCTCAAATCAAACAGGGCCCAAGCTTATACATGAAGTCGTTTTGCCAGGGAATGATCTCCTTCATAAAACATGCAATGTTCGTGATAATGCCTTAGTTTCTCTCTCTAATACCCAAGGCAAGAAAATGGGAGCAGAACATTCCAAGCCTAATCCCAATCATGTAATTGCTCCGTTGGCGCTAAGCAAGGAAAATAAAAGCTTTTCGCCACCTGCCGTGCATGAAAAGTCTAGTATATTAAGTCCTCCTGCAAAGCCAAGCGCTTTTTATTTGCAGATGCAAAAGAGGGCATCTGGTCATTACGTAACATCGGCAATCGCAAGAAGTACTTCGGTTAGTAGCCCTGTTCATAATGAAGCGAAAGGCATAGTAGCAGAAAAGAAACTAGCATCGCCAAATCAGACATCTTTTCCATTTCCTAGAATAGACAGTGTCCCTCCTCGGTCAGTTGAAGAAAAGGCTGAAAATGGTCATAGTGAGAAAAAAGCAGACGTCTCCACTTCTCCTGTAAAACAGTTCAAACCTTTGAATTCTCCCCCTGCCCAGGCTCCGTCATTAAACCTTAGAACTATTAGGACTTTCCTCGTTCCACAACCTTACTGTAAGTCTAAACCCTCCCCTTTTGCTCTTGCTGTGTCATCAGCTGTTAAGAGATCACAGTCATTCAGTGACACATGCACCAGTCCAGGTGGAACATTACAGGAACAATCCTCGTTTGACCTTCCTTCACCAACGTCCAATGCCAAGATCAAGGACCATTCTCCTTTGCAAAGCCCAATGGGCGGGTCACAGCAGAGCATGGCAGAGAAG
- the COBLL1 gene encoding cordon-bleu protein-like 1 isoform X1: MAAQTCRAPTRLPPPGRKAKPKAPLPPSKRRSAEFPSFDDSDLTNCTMELKENIIDRDIELSVVLPGDVIKSTSVNGSKPMMDLLVYLCAQYRLNPSSHTIDLMSVENKQIKFQPNTPIGMLEVDKVILKPKQMDKKKPTPIIPEQTVRVIINYKKTQKTIVRVSPHTPLQELVPVICSKCDFDPLHTMLLKSYQSQEALDLEKSLNDLGLRELYAMDVSRVTPTSEFHLSSLHDACQNSQNLDILKEKENKGFFSFFQRSKKKREQTASAPATPLMSKPRQTFFVRSNTVSKQYDSSTLPSDMPKKRRAPLPPMPASQSAPQDLTQAQHRPDTCVVKSRSVDETDKGLSTIERTQTSSFQRSGTSSVNSSLRRAKRKAPSPPPRRGQSDTSITTESESAESVQTEELYKGRYSEVFSPTDKVVDLTGTSAPLSATRGFEPASPNQNNGQLNLGNVDIPDESEVSLKSDIDSEFSLEEIDEKEEMHEESTDTVLEIQEVSTPSIAPDAPISFGKNESTSLAASDSDIATDGDGQISREGKNEDTTAYDKGQRSQRDHEEASLENGKILEALHSNQNSEIGQEGSKCLPEEKKIVVKDTNKLGAERFSNCQTYQSNVNQERNPQVLSGGLEQSNFEPVKTQDIAIQTTPPADGFVQTELNGSTRLPGNRQSTNKELTHMHRSPQENQSSEFVHRVHKTVGILTEFSYPEKQAVQDEVRPSSNQNEVSANEDNTLPQRVLQSPVTSPSRGYPFYQQHSSPKPKPSNEITRDYIPKIGMTTYKIVPPKFLPVCKSWDSETAGDQETAYLHMSPKNENSQEFGTQTEVCNTSNQTGPKLIHEVVLPGNDLLHKTCNVRDNALVSLSNTQGKKMGAEHSKPNPNHVIAPLALSKENKSFSPPAVHEKSSILSPPAKPSAFYLQMQKRASGHYVTSAIARSTSVSSPVHNEAKGIVAEKKLASPNQTSFPFPRIDSVPPRSVEEKAENGHSEKKADVSTSPVKQFKPLNSPPAQAPSLNLRTIRTFLVPQPYCKSKPSPFALAVSSAVKRSQSFSDTCTSPGGTLQEQSSFDLPSPTSNAKIKDHSPLQSPMGGSQQSMAEKESSEQNRQMPFLSGLPTAAVFEKGTAVTLQCPDPEQIHQSLLAAIRSGEAAAKLRRVGPPLNTVAINGRASLDSSVPVEARYDNH, translated from the exons AAGAAAAGCCAAGCCGAAAGCTCCTCTGCCTCCATCTAAGAGAAGAAGTGCTGAGTTTCCTTCATTCGATGATTCAGACCTAACTAACTGCACTAtggaattaaaagagaatatcATTGACAGAGACATCGAGCTGTCTGTGGTCCTCCCGGGTGATGTGATCAAGTCTACTTCTGTTAATGGCAG CAAACCAATGATGGATTTACTAGTATACCTTTGTGCACAGTACCGTTTAAATCCTTCAAGCCATACAATAGATTTGATGTCAGTGGAGAACAAACAAATCAAATTCCAGCCAAACACGCCCATTGGAATGCTTGAAGTAGACAAAGTGATTCTAAAGCCAAAACAGATGGATAAGAAGAAGCCGACTCCTATCATTCCAGAG caaACTGTAAGAGTGATAATTAATTACAAGAAGACTCAGAAGACCATTGTCAGAGTTAGCCCTCACACACCACTTCAAGAGCTCGTGCCAGTCATCTGTAGCAAATGTGACTTTGATCCTTTACATACCATGTTGCTGAAAAGCTATCAGTCTCAGGAAGCTCTTGACTTGGAAAAgtcactgaatgaccttggactTAGAGAACTGTATGCCATGGATGTCAGCCGAG TCACACCAACTTCTGAATTCCACTTGTCATCTTTGCACG atGCTTGTCAAAACTCTCAGAATTTGGACATtttgaaggagaaagaaaataaaggcTTCTTTAGCTTTTTTCAGCGAAGTAAAAAGAAACGAGAGCAA ACTGCCAGTGCTCCTGCAACTCCACTGATGAGTAAACCAAGGCAAACCTTCTTTGTAAGGTCCAACACAGTTTCCAAACAATATGACTCAAGCACCCTTCCATCGGACATGCCAAAAAAGCGACGTGCACCCTTGCCTCCGATGCCAGCTTCTCAAAGTGCTCCTCAGGATCTCACCCAAGCTCAGCACAGACCTGACACCTGTGTTGTGAAATCTCGCAGTGTGGATGAAACAGATAAG GGGCTTTCAACAATAGAAAGAACGCAAACAAGTTCTTTTCAGCGGAGCGGCACATCCTCTGTTAATTCTTCCTTGAGACGGGCAAAGCGCAAAGCACCGTCCCCACCTCCCAGAAGAGGCCAAAGTGACACCAGCATCACAACAG AATCAGAGTCAGCAGAATCAGTTCAGACTGAAGAACTTTACAAAGGAAGATATTCAGAAGTATTTTCTCCAACAG ATAAAGTAGTTGACCTAACCGGAACTTCCGCACCACTCTCTGCCACACGCGGCTTTGAGCCAGCCAGTCCCAATCAAAACAATGGGCAGCTAAATTTGGGTAACGTTGATATTCCAGATGAATCTGAAGTGTCTCTGAAAT CTGACATAGACTCTGAATTTAGCCTGGAGGAGATTGATGAAAAGGAGGAGATGCATGAAGAGAGCACTGATACCGTTCTCGAGATTCAAGAGGTTTCAACCCCCAGTATTGCTCCTGATGCACCAATCAGTTTTGGAAAAAACGAGTCTACTTCATTGGCAGCTTCAGATTCTGACATTGCCACTGACGGTGATGGGCAAATCTccagggaaggaaaaaatgaagaTACAACTGCGTATGATAA AGGTCAACGCAGCCAGAGAGACCATGAGGAAGCTTCGCTTGAGAATGGCAAAATATTGGAAGCACTGCATTCCAATCAAAACAGTG aaataggtcAAGAGGGTTCAAAATGTCTtccagaagaaaagaagattGTCGTGAAAGATACCAATAAGCTTGGAGCAGAACGTTTCTCAAACTGTCAAACTTATCAAAGTAACGTCAATCAGGAGCGCAATCCACAAGTACTTTCAGGAGGTCTGGAACAATCCAACTTTGAGCCAGTAAAGACTCAAGACATAGCAATTCAAACAACCCCACCTGCTGATGGTTTTGTTCAGACTGAGCTGAATGGGAGTACTCGTCTTCCAGGTAACAGACAAAGCACCAACAAAGAACTGACCCATATGCACAGATCACCTCAGGAGAATCAGTCATCAGAGTTCGTACACAGGGTGCACAAGACTGTAGGAATCTTGACGGAGTTCAGCTATCCAGAGAAACAAGCTGTGCAGGATGAAGTAAGGCCCAGCAGCAATCAAAATGAAGTTTCTGCAAATGAGGATAACACGCTACCCCAGAGAGTTCTCCAAAGTCCTGTCACTTCCCCCTCAAGGGGCTACCCGTTTTATCAGCAACACTCAAGCCCTAAACCAAAGCCTTCCAATGAGATCACAAGAGACTACATACCCAAAATAGGAATGACTACTTATAAAATAGTGCCTCCAAAATTTCTGCCAGTATGTAAGAGTTGGGACTCAGAGACTGCTGGAGATCAGGAAACAGCCTATTTACACATGTCTCCTAAGAATGAGAATTCCCAAGAATTTGGTACACAAACAGAAGTTTGTAATACCTCAAATCAAACAGGGCCCAAGCTTATACATGAAGTCGTTTTGCCAGGGAATGATCTCCTTCATAAAACATGCAATGTTCGTGATAATGCCTTAGTTTCTCTCTCTAATACCCAAGGCAAGAAAATGGGAGCAGAACATTCCAAGCCTAATCCCAATCATGTAATTGCTCCGTTGGCGCTAAGCAAGGAAAATAAAAGCTTTTCGCCACCTGCCGTGCATGAAAAGTCTAGTATATTAAGTCCTCCTGCAAAGCCAAGCGCTTTTTATTTGCAGATGCAAAAGAGGGCATCTGGTCATTACGTAACATCGGCAATCGCAAGAAGTACTTCGGTTAGTAGCCCTGTTCATAATGAAGCGAAAGGCATAGTAGCAGAAAAGAAACTAGCATCGCCAAATCAGACATCTTTTCCATTTCCTAGAATAGACAGTGTCCCTCCTCGGTCAGTTGAAGAAAAGGCTGAAAATGGTCATAGTGAGAAAAAAGCAGACGTCTCCACTTCTCCTGTAAAACAGTTCAAACCTTTGAATTCTCCCCCTGCCCAGGCTCCGTCATTAAACCTTAGAACTATTAGGACTTTCCTCGTTCCACAACCTTACTGTAAGTCTAAACCCTCCCCTTTTGCTCTTGCTGTGTCATCAGCTGTTAAGAGATCACAGTCATTCAGTGACACATGCACCAGTCCAGGTGGAACATTACAGGAACAATCCTCGTTTGACCTTCCTTCACCAACGTCCAATGCCAAGATCAAGGACCATTCTCCTTTGCAAAGCCCAATGGGCGGGTCACAGCAGAGCATGGCAGAGAAG GAAAGCAGTGAGCAAAATCGGCAAATGCCCTTTTTATCTGGCCTCCCAACAGCTGCGGTCTTTGAGAAAGGGACTGCTGTAACGCTCCAGTGCCCTGACCCAGAACAGATCCACCAGAGCTTGCTGGCTGCAATCCGCTCTGGAGAAGCTGCTGCCAAATTGAGAAGG
- the COBLL1 gene encoding cordon-bleu protein-like 1 isoform X3: protein MAAQTCRAPTRLPPPGRKAKPKAPLPPSKRRSAEFPSFDDSDLTNCTMELKENIIDRDIELSVVLPGDVIKSTSVNGSKPMMDLLVYLCAQYRLNPSSHTIDLMSVENKQIKFQPNTPIGMLEVDKVILKPKQMDKKKPTPIIPEQTVRVIINYKKTQKTIVRVSPHTPLQELVPVICSKCDFDPLHTMLLKSYQSQEALDLEKSLNDLGLRELYAMDVSRVTPTSEFHLSSLHDACQNSQNLDILKEKENKGFFSFFQRSKKKREQTASAPATPLMSKPRQTFFVRSNTVSKQYDSSTLPSDMPKKRRAPLPPMPASQSAPQDLTQAQHRPDTCVVKSRSVDETDKGLSTIERTQTSSFQRSGTSSVNSSLRRAKRKAPSPPPRRGQSDTSITTESESAESVQTEELYKGRYSEVFSPTADIDSEFSLEEIDEKEEMHEESTDTVLEIQEVSTPSIAPDAPISFGKNESTSLAASDSDIATDGDGQISREGKNEDTTAYDKGQRSQRDHEEASLENGKILEALHSNQNSEIGQEGSKCLPEEKKIVVKDTNKLGAERFSNCQTYQSNVNQERNPQVLSGGLEQSNFEPVKTQDIAIQTTPPADGFVQTELNGSTRLPGNRQSTNKELTHMHRSPQENQSSEFVHRVHKTVGILTEFSYPEKQAVQDEVRPSSNQNEVSANEDNTLPQRVLQSPVTSPSRGYPFYQQHSSPKPKPSNEITRDYIPKIGMTTYKIVPPKFLPVCKSWDSETAGDQETAYLHMSPKNENSQEFGTQTEVCNTSNQTGPKLIHEVVLPGNDLLHKTCNVRDNALVSLSNTQGKKMGAEHSKPNPNHVIAPLALSKENKSFSPPAVHEKSSILSPPAKPSAFYLQMQKRASGHYVTSAIARSTSVSSPVHNEAKGIVAEKKLASPNQTSFPFPRIDSVPPRSVEEKAENGHSEKKADVSTSPVKQFKPLNSPPAQAPSLNLRTIRTFLVPQPYCKSKPSPFALAVSSAVKRSQSFSDTCTSPGGTLQEQSSFDLPSPTSNAKIKDHSPLQSPMGGSQQSMAEKESSEQNRQMPFLSGLPTAAVFEKGTAVTLQCPDPEQIHQSLLAAIRSGEAAAKLRRVGPPLNTVAINGRASLDSSVPVEARYDNH from the exons AAGAAAAGCCAAGCCGAAAGCTCCTCTGCCTCCATCTAAGAGAAGAAGTGCTGAGTTTCCTTCATTCGATGATTCAGACCTAACTAACTGCACTAtggaattaaaagagaatatcATTGACAGAGACATCGAGCTGTCTGTGGTCCTCCCGGGTGATGTGATCAAGTCTACTTCTGTTAATGGCAG CAAACCAATGATGGATTTACTAGTATACCTTTGTGCACAGTACCGTTTAAATCCTTCAAGCCATACAATAGATTTGATGTCAGTGGAGAACAAACAAATCAAATTCCAGCCAAACACGCCCATTGGAATGCTTGAAGTAGACAAAGTGATTCTAAAGCCAAAACAGATGGATAAGAAGAAGCCGACTCCTATCATTCCAGAG caaACTGTAAGAGTGATAATTAATTACAAGAAGACTCAGAAGACCATTGTCAGAGTTAGCCCTCACACACCACTTCAAGAGCTCGTGCCAGTCATCTGTAGCAAATGTGACTTTGATCCTTTACATACCATGTTGCTGAAAAGCTATCAGTCTCAGGAAGCTCTTGACTTGGAAAAgtcactgaatgaccttggactTAGAGAACTGTATGCCATGGATGTCAGCCGAG TCACACCAACTTCTGAATTCCACTTGTCATCTTTGCACG atGCTTGTCAAAACTCTCAGAATTTGGACATtttgaaggagaaagaaaataaaggcTTCTTTAGCTTTTTTCAGCGAAGTAAAAAGAAACGAGAGCAA ACTGCCAGTGCTCCTGCAACTCCACTGATGAGTAAACCAAGGCAAACCTTCTTTGTAAGGTCCAACACAGTTTCCAAACAATATGACTCAAGCACCCTTCCATCGGACATGCCAAAAAAGCGACGTGCACCCTTGCCTCCGATGCCAGCTTCTCAAAGTGCTCCTCAGGATCTCACCCAAGCTCAGCACAGACCTGACACCTGTGTTGTGAAATCTCGCAGTGTGGATGAAACAGATAAG GGGCTTTCAACAATAGAAAGAACGCAAACAAGTTCTTTTCAGCGGAGCGGCACATCCTCTGTTAATTCTTCCTTGAGACGGGCAAAGCGCAAAGCACCGTCCCCACCTCCCAGAAGAGGCCAAAGTGACACCAGCATCACAACAG AATCAGAGTCAGCAGAATCAGTTCAGACTGAAGAACTTTACAAAGGAAGATATTCAGAAGTATTTTCTCCAACAG CTGACATAGACTCTGAATTTAGCCTGGAGGAGATTGATGAAAAGGAGGAGATGCATGAAGAGAGCACTGATACCGTTCTCGAGATTCAAGAGGTTTCAACCCCCAGTATTGCTCCTGATGCACCAATCAGTTTTGGAAAAAACGAGTCTACTTCATTGGCAGCTTCAGATTCTGACATTGCCACTGACGGTGATGGGCAAATCTccagggaaggaaaaaatgaagaTACAACTGCGTATGATAA AGGTCAACGCAGCCAGAGAGACCATGAGGAAGCTTCGCTTGAGAATGGCAAAATATTGGAAGCACTGCATTCCAATCAAAACAGTG aaataggtcAAGAGGGTTCAAAATGTCTtccagaagaaaagaagattGTCGTGAAAGATACCAATAAGCTTGGAGCAGAACGTTTCTCAAACTGTCAAACTTATCAAAGTAACGTCAATCAGGAGCGCAATCCACAAGTACTTTCAGGAGGTCTGGAACAATCCAACTTTGAGCCAGTAAAGACTCAAGACATAGCAATTCAAACAACCCCACCTGCTGATGGTTTTGTTCAGACTGAGCTGAATGGGAGTACTCGTCTTCCAGGTAACAGACAAAGCACCAACAAAGAACTGACCCATATGCACAGATCACCTCAGGAGAATCAGTCATCAGAGTTCGTACACAGGGTGCACAAGACTGTAGGAATCTTGACGGAGTTCAGCTATCCAGAGAAACAAGCTGTGCAGGATGAAGTAAGGCCCAGCAGCAATCAAAATGAAGTTTCTGCAAATGAGGATAACACGCTACCCCAGAGAGTTCTCCAAAGTCCTGTCACTTCCCCCTCAAGGGGCTACCCGTTTTATCAGCAACACTCAAGCCCTAAACCAAAGCCTTCCAATGAGATCACAAGAGACTACATACCCAAAATAGGAATGACTACTTATAAAATAGTGCCTCCAAAATTTCTGCCAGTATGTAAGAGTTGGGACTCAGAGACTGCTGGAGATCAGGAAACAGCCTATTTACACATGTCTCCTAAGAATGAGAATTCCCAAGAATTTGGTACACAAACAGAAGTTTGTAATACCTCAAATCAAACAGGGCCCAAGCTTATACATGAAGTCGTTTTGCCAGGGAATGATCTCCTTCATAAAACATGCAATGTTCGTGATAATGCCTTAGTTTCTCTCTCTAATACCCAAGGCAAGAAAATGGGAGCAGAACATTCCAAGCCTAATCCCAATCATGTAATTGCTCCGTTGGCGCTAAGCAAGGAAAATAAAAGCTTTTCGCCACCTGCCGTGCATGAAAAGTCTAGTATATTAAGTCCTCCTGCAAAGCCAAGCGCTTTTTATTTGCAGATGCAAAAGAGGGCATCTGGTCATTACGTAACATCGGCAATCGCAAGAAGTACTTCGGTTAGTAGCCCTGTTCATAATGAAGCGAAAGGCATAGTAGCAGAAAAGAAACTAGCATCGCCAAATCAGACATCTTTTCCATTTCCTAGAATAGACAGTGTCCCTCCTCGGTCAGTTGAAGAAAAGGCTGAAAATGGTCATAGTGAGAAAAAAGCAGACGTCTCCACTTCTCCTGTAAAACAGTTCAAACCTTTGAATTCTCCCCCTGCCCAGGCTCCGTCATTAAACCTTAGAACTATTAGGACTTTCCTCGTTCCACAACCTTACTGTAAGTCTAAACCCTCCCCTTTTGCTCTTGCTGTGTCATCAGCTGTTAAGAGATCACAGTCATTCAGTGACACATGCACCAGTCCAGGTGGAACATTACAGGAACAATCCTCGTTTGACCTTCCTTCACCAACGTCCAATGCCAAGATCAAGGACCATTCTCCTTTGCAAAGCCCAATGGGCGGGTCACAGCAGAGCATGGCAGAGAAG GAAAGCAGTGAGCAAAATCGGCAAATGCCCTTTTTATCTGGCCTCCCAACAGCTGCGGTCTTTGAGAAAGGGACTGCTGTAACGCTCCAGTGCCCTGACCCAGAACAGATCCACCAGAGCTTGCTGGCTGCAATCCGCTCTGGAGAAGCTGCTGCCAAATTGAGAAGG